From a single Phragmites australis chromosome 7, lpPhrAust1.1, whole genome shotgun sequence genomic region:
- the LOC133923808 gene encoding protein SICKLE-like codes for MDGGEHDEVEETSSIRRERLLALRSAANASPAAAPLPAPAGSLLPDPDLAGDHQASAPPPRQPHRFDYYTNPAAAFSSSHTSGGSDPTWSHKRKSPPNCYPPSPAPPPYAGPGNYGSNYPLPHQHHMAPSPIHSSSPMPRDAPGSSHWRSPMQFQDPMPGYQGTPGAPPPWGQHSGSPARGSYPNSPGFGFRHPHPGRGSSPMSYGPRGGPQSSYGRGRGQNFNSSPGSWGRGGRGGVGFQNRSGWQDRRSFFNKSMVDDPWQDLQPIIGNILIPRDASKSWLPESLRAKKEKPAQGQIKSPSSGLSLAEYLDLSFNDASNET; via the exons ATGGACGGCGGTGAGCACGACGAGGTGGAGGAGACCTCCTCCATCCGCCGGGAGCGCCTCCTCGCCCTACGTTCCGCCGCCAACGcatcgccggcggcggctcctctCCCGGCACCCGCGGGGAGCCTCCTCCCGGACCCTGACCTTGCGGGCGACCACCAGGCCTCCGCCCCGCCCCCGCGCCAGCCTCACCGGTTCGACTACtacaccaaccccgccgccgccttctcctcctcgcaCACCAGCGGCGGCAGCGACCCCACGTGGTCCCACAAGCGCAAGAGTCCTCCCAATTGCTACCCCCCGTCTCCCGCCCCGCCGCCCTACG CTGGACCAGGGAATTATGGTAGCAACTATCCTCTGCCACACCAGCACCATATGGCTCCGTCACCAATTCACTCCTCATCACCGATGCCACGAGATGCACCAGGGAGCAGTCATTGGCGAAGCCCTATGCAGTTCCAGGATCCAATGCCAGGATACCAAGGAACTCCTGGTGCTCCACCTCCTTGGGGCCAACATTCTGGTTCTCCAGCTCGAGGTTCTTATCCTAATTCACCTGGCTTTGGGTTCAGGCACCCTCATCCTGGCCGAGGCAGCAGCCCGATGAGTTATGGACCAAGAGGTGGCCCACAGTCATCCTACGGGCGAGGCAGGGGCCAAAACTTTAACAGCAGCCCAGGTTCATGGGgaagaggggggaggggtggCGTCGGTTTCCAGAACCGTTCTGGATGGCAAGACCGGAGGAGCTTCTTCAACAAATCCATGGTTGATGACCCTTGGCAGGACTTGCAACCTATTATTGGCAACATACTGATACCTAGGGACGCCTCCAAGTCCTGGCTTCCAGAGTCGCTGCGTGCAAAGAAGGAAAAACCTGCTCAGGGACAAATCAAGTCGCCATCATCAGGATTGAGCCTAGCGGAGTACCTGGACTTGTCTTTCAATGACGCTTCTAACGAGACATGA
- the LOC133923810 gene encoding probable glucuronosyltransferase Os04g0103100, producing the protein MASIRRPHSPAKQHLFRHNHPFASSSPPSSPLRYSSPRTHHHLAGYPHPFLFFSRRPLPRFAAFFLLGSFLGLLHIISHLPQTPHLRPASHNSSLSTPSLRQFNRQQLPIQQDADADASDQKKILIVVTPTRARAAQAYYLSRMGQTLRLVQPPILWVVVEAGKPTPEAAAALRHTSVMHRYVGCCDKLNASAGTSVDYRPHQMNAALDLVENHRLDGIVYFADEAGVYSLQLFQRLRQIRRFGTWPVPVTSENRKDGVVLEGPVCKQNQVVGWHTGEDDSKLRRFHVAMSGFAFNSTMLWDPKLRSHLAWNSIRHPDTVKEGFQGTTFAEKLVEDESQMEGIPADCSQIMNWHVPFGSENLAYPKGWRVATNLDVIIPLK; encoded by the exons ATGGCGTCGATCCGGCGGCCGCACTCGCCGGCGAAGCAGCACCTGTTCCGCCACAACCACCCCTTCGCCTCCTCGTCCCcgccttcctcccctctccgcTACTCCTCGCCGAGAACCCACCACCACCTCGCCGGCTACCCGCaccccttcctcttcttctctcgcCGCCCGCTCCCGCGCTTCGCCGCCTTTTTCCTCCTCGGCTCCTtcctcggcctcctccacaTCATCTCCCACCTCCCCCAGACGCCGCATCTCCGACCAGCTTCCCACAATTCCAGCCTTTCCACTCCCAGTCTCCGCCAATTCAACCGGCAGCAACTCCCGATCCAACAAGACGCCGACGCCGATGCCAGCGACCAGAAGAAGATACTCATCGTCGTCACGCCCACGCGGGCCCGGGCAGCGCAGGCCTACTACCTCAGCCGGATGGGCCAGACGCTTCGCCTAGTGCAGCCGCCCATCCTCTGGGTCGTCGTCGAGGCCGGCAAGCCCACGCCCGAGGCCGCCGCAGCGCTCCGGCATACCTCCGTCATGCACCGCTACGTCGGATGCTGCGACAAGCTCAACGCCTCCGCCGGTACTTCTGTCGACTACCGCCCGCACCAGATGAATGCCGCGCTCGACCTCGTCGAGAACCACCGACTTGACGGCATCGTTTACTTCGCCGACGAGGCGGGCGTCTACTCCCTCCAGCTCTTCCAACGCCTGCGCCAAATAAG GAGGTTCGGCACATGGCCTGTTCCGGTGACCTCTGAAAACAGAAAGGATGGTGTGGTGCTGGAAGGCCCAGTGTGTAAACAGAACCAAGTTGTGGGATGGCACACAGGTGAGGATGACAGCAAGCTCCGCAGATTTCACGTTGCTATGTCGGGTTTCGCATTCAATAGCACCATGCTCTGGGATCCCAAACTCAGGTCCCATTTGGCCTGGAATTCAATCCGGCATCCGGACACGGTGAAAGAGGGTTTCCAA GGAACCACGTTTGCAGAGAAACTAGTGGAGGATGAGAGCCAGATGGAAGGCATACCTGCTGACTGCTCTCAAATAATGAACTGGCATGTGCCGTTTGGATCTGAGAATCTTGCCTATCCTAAAGGATGGCGAGTTGCGACGAATCTGGATGTGATTATCCCTCTTAAATAG
- the LOC133923809 gene encoding uncharacterized protein LOC133923809 produces the protein MATIVNTTEEEPMLAVVRFTAELAWADAGPEVADPEVTRLCIEAQEHILAGRWLDMASLMLASADLLLTSPPRVPDKDLECILSVICSLVTKAGSEDEALQIAELICAKLTQQPDDKPALRLKVLFSLYNLLPSPYGKAFVYKKALELATAGKAAEFIIPSFKNIDSFVSDWGIGNLEQRELFLAVTKILKDQKGMSKEFFNFLNKYLATFKGSDDDSDTIGDAKEEAVAAIIEFVKSPTLFQCDLLNMPAIAQLEKDEKYQLVYELLKIFLTQRLDSYLEFQTANATLLKDYGLVHEECITKMRLMSLLDLSSRCSGDIPYSAITDVLRINDDEVEYWIVKAITYKILDCKVDQLNQTVVVSRHTERIFGMPQWQGLRTKLGVWRGNIASAISTIQASKVTEEGTQGMQGLTIR, from the exons ATGGCGACGATCGTGAACAcgacggaggaggagccgaTGCTGGCGGTGGTGcgcttcaccgccgagctcgccTGGGCCGACGCGGGACCCGAGGTCGCTGACCCCGAGGTCACCCGCCTCTGTATCGAGGCGCAGGAGCACATCCTTGCCGGCCGATGGCTCGACATGGCCTCCCTCATGCTCGCCTccgccgacctcctcctcacctccccGCCGCGCGTCCCGGACAAAG ATCTCGAGTGCATCCTATCCGTCATCTGCAGCCTCGTTACCAAGGCCGGATCCGAGGACGAGGCCCTGCAGATCGCCGAGCTCATCTGCGCCAAGCTCACCCAGCAGCCCGACGACAAGCCGGCCCTTCGCCTCAAAGT tCTCTTCAGCTTGTACAATCTGCTCCCGAGCCCCTATGGCAAGGCATTTGTTTACAAGAAGGCTCTTGAACTCGCCACTGCCGGAAAGGCTGCCGAGTTCATCATCCCATCTTTCAAGAACATCGACAGCTTTGTCAGCGACTGGGGAATTGGCAATTTGGAGCAGAGGGAGCTGTTCCTCGCCGTCACCAAGATCCTCAAAGACCAGAAGGG CATGAGCAAGGAGTTTTTTAACTTTCTGAACAAGTACCTTGCCACTTTCAAGGGATCAGATGATGACTCTGATACAATTGGTGATGCAAAGGAAGAGGCTGTTGCGGCAATCATTGAGTTTGTCAAGTCACCTACTCTCTTTCAG TGTGATCTGCTCAATATGCCAGCTATTGCACAGCTTGAGAAGGATGAAAAATACCAATTGGTTTATGAGCTTTTAAAGATATTCCTTACTCAAAGGCTCGATTCCTATCTGGAGTTTCAGACTGCAAATGCTACCTTGCTGAAAGATTATG GACTGGTTCATGAGGAGTGCATAACCAAAATGCGGCTGATGTCTTTGCTTGATCTGAGCAGTCGCTGCTCTGGCGATATCCCTTATTCTGCAATCACAGATGTACTCAGG ATCAATGACGATGAGGTGGAATATTGGATTGTGAAAGCAATTACCTACAAGATATTGGATTGCAAGGTTGATCAGCTTAACCAGACTGTTGTCGTCAG TCGGCATACTGAGAGGATCTTTGGAATGCCACAGTGGCAGGGTCTGCGCACAAAGCTTGGAGTTTGGAGG GGAAACATTGCCAGTGCTATCAGCACAATCCAAGCCAGCAAGGTCACTGAAGAGGGGACACAAGGGATGCAAGGCTTGACGATCCGCTGA
- the LOC133923811 gene encoding rhomboid-like protein 19, giving the protein MMESQPLQDPTATAPASGVEPAGAGAGAGAGAGAPPAVVPGKEFTRTCKGLVVVLIGGYVLLQLLPSSLNYLAIIPSKTIPYVWTVFTAGYIEQVLPGAIGSSLGLLFCGKDIEPAWGRKEFLKFIILVNSICGVLAFCFAIALYYVTGKESFLVTPLSGFHGCLAGFLVALKQLLPNLELPMCFFWKIKAKWMPFFVVCFSTIMAFIVPDSINFLPTLVSGMYVSWLYLRYFQRNPLTGLKGDPSDDFSFPSLFPDAMRPVTDPVANLFGRMLCARSRPSELALPVSDPTKASRRRERGQRVLEERLAADHADDTEAPAHGHGTAED; this is encoded by the exons ATGATGGAGAGCCAGCCCCTGCAGGACCCGACGGCCACGGCTCCGGCCTCAGGAGTAGAACCAGccggagctggagctggagctggagccggagccggagctcCGCCCGCCGTC GTTCCCGGCAAGGAGTTCACCCGCACCTGCAAGGGCCTCGTTGTCGTGCTCATCGGCGGATACGTCCTGCTCCagctcctcccttcctccctcaACTACCTCGCCATCATCCCCTCAAA GACAATCCCATATGTATGGACCGTCTTCACGGCTGGTTACATCGAGCAAGTCCTTCCAGGG GCTATAGGCAGTTCTCTTGGTCTTCTCTTCTGCGGGAAGGACATTGAACCAGCATGGGGCCGCAAGGAGTTCTTGAAGTTCATTATTTTGGTCAACTCCATATGCGGCGTCCTCGCGTTCTGCTTTGCTATTGCACTGTACTATGTCACTGGAAAGGAGAGCTTCCT TGTCACACCACTTTCTGGCTTCCATGGTTGCCTTGCTGGTTTTCTTGTGGCCCTGAAGCAACTCTTACCAAACCTTGAGCTCCCCATGTGCTTTTTCTggaaaataaaggcaaag TGGATGCCATTCTTTGTTGTATGTTTCTCAACTATCATGGCCTTCATTGTGCCCGATTCCATCAACTTCCTGCCAACTTTGGTGTCCGGGATGTATGTTAGCTGGCTTTACCTGAGATACTTCCAAAGGAACCCACTGACAGGACTTAAGGGTGATCCAAGCGATGACTTCTCCTTCCCCAGTTTGTTCCCAGATGCCATGCG ACCAGTCACAGACCCTGTCGCCAACCTATTTGGTCGGATGCTGTGTGCAAGGTCTAGGCCTTCTGAACTGGCCCTCCCTGTTTCAGATCCCaccaaagcatcaagaagaag GGAGCGTGGCCAGAGGGTTCTTGAGGAAAGGTTGGCTGCTGATCATGCGGATGACACAGAAGCCCCAGCTCACGGCCATGGCACCGCAGAAGATTGA